From Rhodococcus antarcticus, the proteins below share one genomic window:
- a CDS encoding SDR family oxidoreductase, which yields MSTPDSAPRDAAAPRDLTALHDLTGRVAIVTGASRGIGLAIAAELLSRGASVTISARKQPELEAAAAELAAGAGGATDRVLAVAGNAGDAASRHDVVHRTLATFGAVDILVNNTGINPVYGPLMDADLDGVRKIFDVNVVAALGFVQEAYKAWMGEHGGAVVNLASVAGIRSSGVISAYGASKAALIRLTEELAWQLGPSIRVNAVAPAVVKTRFAEALYSADEEATARPYPMKRLGAPEDVAQLVGFLVSDAASWITGDCVRVDGGILSTGGL from the coding sequence ATGAGCACCCCTGACTCCGCCCCGCGCGACGCCGCCGCCCCGCGCGACCTCACCGCCCTGCACGATCTCACCGGCCGCGTGGCGATCGTCACCGGCGCGAGCCGCGGCATCGGCCTGGCGATCGCGGCCGAGCTGCTGTCCCGCGGCGCCAGCGTGACCATCTCCGCGCGCAAGCAGCCCGAGCTGGAGGCGGCCGCGGCCGAGCTCGCCGCCGGGGCCGGCGGTGCCACCGACCGGGTGCTCGCCGTGGCCGGGAACGCCGGGGACGCCGCGTCCCGCCACGACGTGGTCCACCGGACGCTGGCCACGTTCGGTGCCGTCGACATCCTGGTCAACAACACGGGGATCAACCCGGTCTACGGCCCGCTGATGGACGCCGACCTCGACGGTGTCCGCAAGATCTTCGACGTCAACGTGGTGGCGGCCCTGGGCTTCGTGCAGGAGGCCTACAAGGCCTGGATGGGTGAGCACGGTGGCGCGGTCGTGAACCTGGCCAGCGTCGCGGGCATCCGCTCCTCGGGCGTCATCTCCGCCTACGGAGCGTCGAAGGCGGCCCTGATCCGGCTGACCGAGGAGCTGGCGTGGCAGCTCGGGCCGTCGATCCGGGTGAACGCCGTGGCCCCGGCCGTGGTGAAGACCCGCTTCGCCGAGGCGCTCTACAGCGCGGACGAGGAGGCGACGGCCCGGCCGTACCCGATGAAGCGCCTCGGCGCCCCCGAGGACGTGGCCCAGCTGGTGGGCTTCCTCGTCTCCGACGCCGCGTCCTGGATCACCGGCGACTGCGTGCGCGTGGACGGCGGGATCCTCTCCACCGGCGGCCTCTAG
- a CDS encoding acVLRF1 family peptidyl-tRNA hydrolase, translated as MGGRRPVLRATGPGLTVARGRELAGGGRAVEVEPGRLERFCAGVVQRHGPVVGTLVRSGFVLLTTADGSTAELVPVVGGLDPAEHEGLHLDELVDHLARPWRVGLLLVRAGGHTAGVAVDGAVLTSSTDHRHVQGRSAAGGWSQQRFARRRAGQTRSALEQATETAVRALRDAELDVLVTGGDRASVATVLADPRLAGLAPLLSPRWLDVGEPRRVTLDLAAARAHCLEVLLRG; from the coding sequence GTGGGCGGCCGTCGCCCCGTCCTCCGTGCCACCGGACCGGGCCTGACCGTGGCCCGGGGCCGCGAGCTGGCCGGCGGCGGTCGCGCCGTGGAGGTGGAGCCCGGTCGACTGGAGCGCTTCTGCGCCGGGGTGGTCCAGCGCCACGGCCCGGTGGTCGGCACGCTGGTGCGATCCGGCTTCGTGCTGCTGACCACCGCCGATGGCTCGACCGCGGAGCTGGTCCCCGTCGTGGGTGGCCTGGACCCGGCCGAGCACGAGGGCCTGCACCTCGACGAGCTCGTCGACCACCTCGCCCGCCCGTGGCGCGTGGGCCTGCTGCTGGTACGAGCGGGCGGGCACACCGCCGGGGTTGCCGTGGACGGTGCCGTGCTCACCAGCTCCACCGACCACCGACACGTCCAGGGCCGCAGCGCGGCGGGTGGCTGGTCCCAGCAGCGCTTCGCCCGCCGACGGGCCGGGCAGACCCGTTCGGCCCTGGAGCAGGCCACGGAGACGGCGGTGCGGGCACTGCGGGATGCGGAGCTCGACGTGCTGGTCACCGGCGGTGACCGGGCGAGCGTGGCGACGGTGCTCGCCGATCCCCGGCTCGCCGGGCTGGCGCCGCTGCTCAGCCCGCGGTGGCTCGACGTGGGGGAGCCCCGACGGGTCACCCTCGACCTGGCCGCCGCACGCGCGCACTGCCTGGAGGTGCTGCTGCGCGGCTGA